Genomic window (Microbacterium oxydans):
ATCACCGCGTCGGGGTCGTCGGACAGCGTCTGCCCGATCGAGTGCGCCACGTCCTCCACGATGATCGCGGCGGGCGTGGAGGCGAGGATCCCGGACGCCAGGTCGTGCGCCTCGGCGGCGCTGCGGGCGACGACCGGACGCAGCTGCGGGAGGATCGCCAGCTCGTCGGCCTCCCGCCCGTGCGCGACCACCCGCTCCCGGAGCCCGGCGGCGAACCGCTGCGCCTCGGCGATCGGGAGGGCGCGGGCGAACACGGCATCCGCGGTCGCGGCGGCGAGCTCCTGTCCGGCCTCCGAGCCCCCGGCCTGGAACAGCACCGGGTACCCCTGCGGCGGTCGGGAGATGTTGAGCGGTCCCCGCACCGCGAAGTGCGCCCCGCGATGGTCGGCCACCTGCAGCTTGTCGGCGTCGGCGAACAGTCCGCTCTCACGGTCGGCGATGATCGCGTCGTCGGCCCAGCTGTCCCACAGCTGCTGCACGAGGTCGACGAACTCGGCCCCGCGCTCGTAGCGCAGCGCGTGGTCGAGGTGCCCGTCGCCGCCGAAGTTGCGCGCCTCCTCGTCGTAGCGCGAGGTCACCAGGTTCCACGCCGCACGGCCGCCGCTGATGTGGTCGAGCGAGGCGAGGGCGCGGGCCACGTGGTACGGCTCGTTGTAGCTGGTCGAGATGGTCGCGGCGAGGCCGATGTGCTGCGTCCTGGCCGCGAGCGCCGAGAGCAGCGTGAGCGGTTCGAGGCGGGTCTGGCCGTAGTGGTCGACGCCCGAGGGGAACCGGTCCCAGAAGTACAGGCCGTCCGCCAGGAAGATCGTGTCGAACACGCCGCGCTCGGCGGTCGCGGCGAACTCGGCGTAGTAGTCGATGTCGACGTGCCGATGCGGCTCCGCGCTCTCGTGCCGCCAGCCCGAGACGTGCGATCCGCCCGGGTGGAAGAGGAAGGCTCCGAGGAGCAGTCGACGGGTCATGCGGCATACCTTCCGGGGGGGCGTTCGAGTCCGAGGTTCTCGCGCAGCGTGCTGCCCGCATACTCGGCGGGGTAGATGCCGCGGTCGGTGAGCCGCGGCACGATGTGCTCGACGAAGCGCGTGAGCGTGTCGGGCAGGGTCGGAGCCATCAGGATGAACCCGTCGGCCGCGCCCTGCTCGTACCGTGCGATCAGGTCATCCGCCAGGGAATCGGGAGTGCCCACCGTGAAGCGGCGACGCAGCACCTCCCAGGCCAGCTCGCGGAGCGTGTACGGGCGCTGGGCGAGCAGGTCGGCGATCGCCTGGTACCCCGACTTCGACTGGTTGAAGCCGTCGACGTCGAAGTCGAACGTGAACGGCTCGTCGACGTCGCGCTCGCCCAGGTCCACGCCGAGGTAGTGCGCGAGGAGGTCGACCTGCACCCGCTCGGGGGTGAGCTCCGCGAGCTCGCGGAAACGCTCCTCCGCATCCGCCGCGGTGTCGCCGATGATGGGCGAGAACCACGGCAGCACCTTCAGGTCGTCCGCCTGCCGACCGGCCGCGACCGCGCGCCGCCGGTAGTCGGCGTAGAGCGCCTGCGCGGATTCGAGCGAGCCGCCGCCGAGGGTGAACACGGCGTCCGCCGTGCGGCCGGCGAGCGCCCGTCCCGCCTCGGAGGCGCCGGCCTGGAAGAGCGGCGGATGCCCCTGCACGGGTCGCGGGATGTTGAGCGGTCCGCGCACCGAGAAGTGCTCGCCGCGATGCTCCAGCAGGTGCAGCTTGGACCGGTCGGCGAAGCGGCCCGACGCCTTGTCGAACAGGAAGGCATCGTCGTCCCAGCCGTCCCACAGCCCGTTCACGACGTCGACGAACTCCGCGCCGCGCTCGTAGCGGATGCCGTGCTCGAGATGCGCGTCCCTGCCGAAGTTCCTCGCCTCCTCGTCGCTCGCGCTCGTCACCAGGTTCCACGCCGCGCGTCCCCCGCTGAGGTGATCGAGCGAGGCGAGCTTCCGGGCCACGTGATACGGCTCGTTGTACGTGGTCGAGACGGTCGCGGCGAGTCCGATGCGCGTGGTCCGCTGGGACAGCGCGCTCAGCAGGGTGAACGGTTCGAGCCGGACATTGGTGCCGTGGTCGATGCCGGAGCGGAAGCGGTCCCAGACGTAGAGCTCGTCGGCGAGGAACAGCGTCGCGAAGCGCCCGGACTCGGCGGTCTGCGCGAACCGAGTCCAGTAGTCCAGATCGAGGTACGAGTGCGGTTCGGCGCTCGCGCCGCGCCACCCGGTGATGTGCTCGCCGCCCGGGTAGAACACCCCGGCGGCGAGGACGAGCGGCGCGCGGCTCATGCGGCCACCGCGCGGCGCGACACCCGGTGCAGGGCGGGCGCGACCTCGGTCGTGAACAGCTCCAGCGCATCCTTCTGCTCCTCGAGCGAGTGATACAGCCCGTCGAGCTGCAGCTGGAGCTGGGTGGTGTACGCGAACGCGGGGTGGCGCGCGATCGACGCGGCGATGTCGTCGGCCGTGCCGTAGTGCAGGTTGAGCCGCTCGGCGATCTGGGCACTCGAATCGGCCTTCGGGAGGAAGTCCCGCGCCCAGTTCCATTTCGCGACGAGGCCCTCCTCGGCACGGGCGAGCGCCTCCTCACGGCTGGCCCCGGGGAAGATCCAGGTCGACAATCCGAGCCGCGGCGTCGCCCCCTCGGCGAGTCCACGGTGATACGCCTCGGCCGACACCTCGCCGGGCACGACCTGCGTGGTGCCGACCAGCACGCCCTCCCCGCGCTGTCCCGTCTCGAAAGCGCTCTGAGCCGTGAGCGTGGCATGCCAGACGCGATCCGCGATGCGGGGCCGTGCCGGCGCGAGCACCTCGCCGTCGGTGGTGACCGGTTCGCCGCGGAGCGCGGCGGTCAGCCGGTCGACCGCCTCCAGATAGGCCTTCCGACTCTGCGAGCGGTCGTCGATGTGCGGGATGCCGAACGCTGAGGCCGTCTGCGGCTGCCCGCCGTTGGCGAGGCCGAGTTCGAGCCGGCCGTCGCTGATCGCGTCCAGCACCGCGGCGTCCTCCGCCACCCGCAGCACCTGCTCGAGCGGGAGCGTGATCGCGGCCGTGCCGAGCCGCAGCGTCCGGGTGCGGGCGGCGAGCGCGCCCAGGAAGACGAACGGCGAGGGCAGGCCGCCCAGACGGCCGGCATCCGGCTTCGCCAGGTGGAACTGGCGCACCCACGCCGAGTCGACCCCCATGGCCTCCGCGTGCACGAACAGGTCGAGGTAGTCGAGGTAGGTCTGCTCGACGGCACCGCGATGATCGGCGAGGTGCGCGAACAGGCCGATGCGGAGGGAGTCGGAGGCGCCGGCAGGCGTGTGCGTGGAAGACATGGCGCCACGTTAGAGCGCCGGGACGCAGCGGCGGGCGGTGCGGTCATCCGGCGTCAACACGCGTCACGACCCGTCGACCGGCGTCATCCGCCGACATGTGCTGTCACCGTGGGGAACCATCGTCGCGCGGATCGTCGCCCTGCCGTTGGATGAGCGGGTCACCATTCTCAGGAGGAGCGATGTCCGATCCCGGTCCGGCGCTCACCGCCGCTCACGCGACGTTCCTGTACGGCGCGGAACGTCCGTCCCGTGACGGTCGATCGCGGCCCTGGCTCCCGGTCGTCGCGGTGTTCGTGTCGGTCGCGCTCTGGTCGACGACCTACGGGCTGAGCGCCGTCGCCCTCGTCACGGCGTCGCCGGCCGTGCTCGCGGAGCTGCGTCTCGTGCTCGCGGTCCCGCTGCTGCTCGGTCTCGTCGTGGTGCTGCGACCGCAGCTCGGCCTCCCCGCCCTCGGGCGTGCACTGCGACAGCCGATGGCCTTGGTCCTGGCTCTCACCGGAGTCGCGCTGTTCTACCTGCCGAGCAACCTGGGGCTGACCCTGTCCACCGCCGGCACGGCCTCGCTGATGTCCGCCTCCCTCCCCGTGCTCACCGCCCTGATCGCCTGGCGCGTGATCCGGGAGCGGATCACCGGGCGCGTGACGGCCGGCCTGGTCCTGACCACCCTCGGTGTCGCGATCGCCTCCGCCGGCGCGGTCCGACTCGGATTCGGCGCGGTGCTGCTCGTCGCCGGCCTCGCCTCCTACGCGCTGTACACCGTGCTGCTGCGGCGCACCGGGGGCTCGACACGGGATCCGGCCCTCACCGACCCGCTCGTCCTCGCCACGGCCACGGCCGTCTGGGGCGCCGCGCTCCTCGCCCCGTGGCTGCTGTGGGAGGTGTCGACCGGCACCGCGACCTGGCCGTCGGGCGGGCCCGCCTGGGCGAGCATCCTCTTCCTGGCGCTCGTCGTCACCGGACCCACGATGGCGCTCTACAACTACGGCGCCGAGCGGGTGCCCGCGGCTGTCGCCGGCACCGCCACCGGTGCCGTGCCCGCCTTCGGATACGCCTTCGCCGTCGCGCTCGGCGAGCCCGTCGAGGCCATCAAGGTCGTCGGCGGCGTGCTCGCGCTCGTCGGCATCGTCGTCGCCGCCCTCCCGGCGCGCGACCGGTCGGTCCGCATCGGCCGTACGGCAGCACCGCACAGACAAGGAGCAGGATCATGACGAACACCGCAGTCCTCGATGCCCCCGGCATCGCGACGAACGGCCTCGTGCATCTCGAACGGCACGAGGGCAGGGTCGAGGTGTGGAGCGGCGACGAACGGATCGCCTCGAGCACCCGGGTGATCGAGCTGCACGAGGTCGACGTACCCGTGCGCCTCTACTTCCCGCGCGAAGACGTCGCCCTGTCGCGCCTCCGCGTCATCGACGGCACCACCTTCTGCCCGTTCAAGGGGGTCGCGAGCGACTACTGGGCGCTCGGATCCTCGGCGGACGACGCCCCGGTGGCGTGGTCGTACCCGGATCCGATCAGCGCGTTCGCCCCCATCGGCGGGCACATCGCGTTCTACGACTCGCTGGACATCCGCCCGGCCGCCGAGCGGGCGTGACCCCGTGAGCCGCACGGGGACCGCACCTCGACGGGTCGACCGTCCGGCCGCCGATCCCGGTCCGGTCCCCGTGCGCATCCGCCACTCCAAGGGCGGGGGCGCGCGCGGGCACTTCCAGACCACCGGCGACGTCCGTGCCTT
Coding sequences:
- a CDS encoding DUF427 domain-containing protein, with protein sequence MTNTAVLDAPGIATNGLVHLERHEGRVEVWSGDERIASSTRVIELHEVDVPVRLYFPREDVALSRLRVIDGTTFCPFKGVASDYWALGSSADDAPVAWSYPDPISAFAPIGGHIAFYDSLDIRPAAERA
- a CDS encoding LLM class flavin-dependent oxidoreductase; this encodes MSSTHTPAGASDSLRIGLFAHLADHRGAVEQTYLDYLDLFVHAEAMGVDSAWVRQFHLAKPDAGRLGGLPSPFVFLGALAARTRTLRLGTAAITLPLEQVLRVAEDAAVLDAISDGRLELGLANGGQPQTASAFGIPHIDDRSQSRKAYLEAVDRLTAALRGEPVTTDGEVLAPARPRIADRVWHATLTAQSAFETGQRGEGVLVGTTQVVPGEVSAEAYHRGLAEGATPRLGLSTWIFPGASREEALARAEEGLVAKWNWARDFLPKADSSAQIAERLNLHYGTADDIAASIARHPAFAYTTQLQLQLDGLYHSLEEQKDALELFTTEVAPALHRVSRRAVAA
- a CDS encoding LLM class flavin-dependent oxidoreductase; this translates as MSRAPLVLAAGVFYPGGEHITGWRGASAEPHSYLDLDYWTRFAQTAESGRFATLFLADELYVWDRFRSGIDHGTNVRLEPFTLLSALSQRTTRIGLAATVSTTYNEPYHVARKLASLDHLSGGRAAWNLVTSASDEEARNFGRDAHLEHGIRYERGAEFVDVVNGLWDGWDDDAFLFDKASGRFADRSKLHLLEHRGEHFSVRGPLNIPRPVQGHPPLFQAGASEAGRALAGRTADAVFTLGGGSLESAQALYADYRRRAVAAGRQADDLKVLPWFSPIIGDTAADAEERFRELAELTPERVQVDLLAHYLGVDLGERDVDEPFTFDFDVDGFNQSKSGYQAIADLLAQRPYTLRELAWEVLRRRFTVGTPDSLADDLIARYEQGAADGFILMAPTLPDTLTRFVEHIVPRLTDRGIYPAEYAGSTLRENLGLERPPGRYAA
- a CDS encoding DMT family transporter, which encodes MSDPGPALTAAHATFLYGAERPSRDGRSRPWLPVVAVFVSVALWSTTYGLSAVALVTASPAVLAELRLVLAVPLLLGLVVVLRPQLGLPALGRALRQPMALVLALTGVALFYLPSNLGLTLSTAGTASLMSASLPVLTALIAWRVIRERITGRVTAGLVLTTLGVAIASAGAVRLGFGAVLLVAGLASYALYTVLLRRTGGSTRDPALTDPLVLATATAVWGAALLAPWLLWEVSTGTATWPSGGPAWASILFLALVVTGPTMALYNYGAERVPAAVAGTATGAVPAFGYAFAVALGEPVEAIKVVGGVLALVGIVVAALPARDRSVRIGRTAAPHRQGAGS
- a CDS encoding NtaA/DmoA family FMN-dependent monooxygenase (This protein belongs to a clade of FMN-dependent monooxygenases, within a broader family of flavin-dependent oxidoreductases, the luciferase-like monooxygenase (LMM) family, some of whose members use coenzyme F420 rather than FMN.), with product MTRRLLLGAFLFHPGGSHVSGWRHESAEPHRHVDIDYYAEFAATAERGVFDTIFLADGLYFWDRFPSGVDHYGQTRLEPLTLLSALAARTQHIGLAATISTSYNEPYHVARALASLDHISGGRAAWNLVTSRYDEEARNFGGDGHLDHALRYERGAEFVDLVQQLWDSWADDAIIADRESGLFADADKLQVADHRGAHFAVRGPLNISRPPQGYPVLFQAGGSEAGQELAAATADAVFARALPIAEAQRFAAGLRERVVAHGREADELAILPQLRPVVARSAAEAHDLASGILASTPAAIIVEDVAHSIGQTLSDDPDAVIVLAPDTDISNESRSPNRRLARLQAGERLTARDLYAQSFWESVTVGSASQIADEVQERFESHAADGFVVQALTQPSGFREFVDLVVPELQHRGLTRTAYEEGTLRERLGLARPAGRVRVGAASSSH